In Desulfonatronospira thiodismutans ASO3-1, a single window of DNA contains:
- a CDS encoding DUF502 domain-containing protein: protein MDDRREQLSLFGRVRKFLKVNILAGILFLAPIVATFFILKVTIEWIDRILLIIPPAYRPENFMPFPVPGLGLILLLLVLIFSGMFVRNYLGKKLVYIWERIVEHIPIVNKIYTAVKQLLDTIARGTAKDFKRVVLVEYPRQGMYAMAYVTGVAVGELQEKTKRRMVNVYVPTTPNPTSGFYLMVPEDETIPLDMSVEDSFKLLMSGGILTPEKKDEKG, encoded by the coding sequence ATGGATGATCGCCGGGAACAGTTGTCCCTTTTCGGCCGTGTGCGCAAGTTTTTAAAGGTGAATATCCTGGCCGGGATACTGTTTCTGGCCCCGATAGTGGCTACCTTTTTCATTTTAAAGGTTACCATAGAGTGGATAGACCGTATCCTGCTCATTATTCCCCCTGCGTACCGCCCGGAGAATTTCATGCCTTTCCCGGTCCCTGGGCTGGGCCTGATTCTGCTTTTGCTGGTGCTGATCTTTTCCGGGATGTTTGTCCGCAATTATCTGGGCAAAAAGCTGGTGTATATATGGGAGCGAATTGTTGAGCATATTCCCATAGTCAATAAGATTTATACAGCGGTAAAGCAGCTTCTGGATACCATAGCCAGGGGCACGGCCAAGGACTTCAAGCGGGTGGTGCTTGTGGAATACCCCAGGCAGGGAATGTATGCCATGGCCTATGTTACCGGAGTCGCAGTGGGCGAGCTGCAGGAAAAGACCAAAAGAAGAATGGTCAATGTATACGTGCCCACTACTCCCAACCCTACCTCCGGTTTTTATCTCATGGTACCCGAAGATGAAACCATACCCCTGGACATGAGCGTGGAGGATTCCTTCAAGCTGCTTATGTCCGGCGGAATACTCACCCCGGAAAAGAAAGATGAAAAGGGTTAG
- the panC gene encoding pantoate--beta-alanine ligase yields the protein MDIISSCSQVQQTCMQARHSGRTLALVPTMGYFHQGHLSLMRWAREYCDLLVVSLFVNPAQFGAGEDYQHYPRDLDSDVTAASEEGVDILFTPGQGSLYPEDYATWVEVEGMSGKLCGRSRPEHFRGVATVVCKLFNLTCPHKAVFGQKDWQQLIIIRKMARDLNIPVEVVGRPIVRQEDGLAMSSRNAYLDREQRKAAPMVYQGLLYARERFESGLTDPGQLERELERYYQKNLPQGEIDYVQIVDCNTLDRPDTLKPGALAAVALKLGPARLIDNILLG from the coding sequence ATGGATATTATATCTTCCTGTTCCCAGGTTCAACAGACCTGCATGCAGGCCAGGCATTCCGGCAGGACCCTGGCCCTGGTGCCCACCATGGGTTATTTTCACCAAGGGCATTTAAGCCTCATGCGCTGGGCCAGGGAATACTGCGATCTGCTGGTGGTTTCTCTTTTCGTCAATCCGGCCCAGTTCGGTGCCGGAGAAGACTATCAGCACTATCCCCGGGATCTGGACAGCGATGTGACTGCGGCCAGCGAGGAGGGGGTGGATATACTCTTTACGCCGGGCCAGGGTAGTCTTTATCCTGAAGATTATGCTACCTGGGTGGAGGTGGAGGGAATGTCCGGAAAGCTCTGCGGCAGGTCCAGGCCCGAGCATTTTCGTGGCGTGGCCACTGTGGTCTGCAAGCTTTTCAACCTTACCTGTCCGCACAAGGCTGTATTCGGGCAGAAAGACTGGCAGCAGCTGATAATTATCCGCAAGATGGCCAGGGATTTGAATATTCCCGTGGAAGTGGTGGGCAGGCCCATTGTGCGCCAAGAGGACGGGCTGGCCATGAGTTCGCGGAATGCTTATCTGGACCGGGAGCAAAGAAAAGCCGCGCCCATGGTTTACCAGGGCCTTTTATATGCCCGGGAAAGGTTTGAGTCGGGCCTTACAGACCCTGGTCAACTGGAACGGGAGCTTGAAAGATATTACCAGAAGAATCTTCCCCAGGGAGAGATCGATTACGTGCAGATAGTGGACTGCAATACCCTGGACAGGCCGGACACATTAAAGCCCGGGGCGTTGGCGGCAGTGGCCCTCAAGCTTGGTCCAGCCAGGCTCATTGACAATATTCTTCTTGGTTAA
- a CDS encoding pilus assembly protein PilP, with protein MPIKNRGVSKTVFSIAFIFVFVFPVPAQDNDRSSPDPDWMQVEAPQYNPEGLQDPFVPFVMPEEPPDALPALERLRPLTPLERVELGQLRLVGTMQSPEQEIMAMVEMPDGKGFMLHKGTRIGPNQGEVLEIHPDRVLVREYIQGAYGIEESLSTLKLRPGDSD; from the coding sequence ATGCCAATAAAAAACAGGGGCGTTTCAAAAACAGTATTTTCCATTGCTTTTATTTTTGTTTTTGTCTTTCCCGTCCCGGCGCAGGACAACGACCGAAGCTCGCCTGACCCGGACTGGATGCAGGTGGAAGCCCCGCAATACAACCCGGAAGGGCTGCAGGATCCCTTTGTCCCTTTTGTCATGCCGGAAGAGCCGCCTGATGCGCTTCCAGCTCTTGAACGTCTAAGGCCCCTGACTCCCCTGGAGCGTGTGGAACTGGGGCAGTTGAGGCTTGTAGGCACCATGCAGTCCCCGGAGCAGGAAATAATGGCCATGGTGGAAATGCCCGACGGAAAAGGCTTCATGCTGCACAAGGGTACCAGGATAGGCCCCAACCAGGGAGAGGTGCTGGAAATACACCCGGACAGGGTATTGGTCAGAGAATATATTCAGGGAGCTTACGGAATCGAGGAAAGCTTAAGCACCCTGAAACTCCGACCGGGAGACAGTGATTGA
- a CDS encoding Hsp20/alpha crystallin family protein: protein MVIDLSSFYNVPRQMDRFFDEIWKPSMISQRRNAYPPVNISEDVSNIYVHLEMPGVDIEDVDITLSDGSLVIKGNRKHDTGNYYRQERPAGLFQRVINLNVPVDADKVKARMKDGILDIVVPKAEEAKPKKVSIEAE from the coding sequence ATGGTAATTGATCTGAGCAGCTTCTACAATGTACCGCGGCAGATGGACAGGTTCTTCGACGAGATCTGGAAACCATCAATGATTAGTCAGAGGAGAAATGCCTATCCACCTGTGAATATCAGTGAGGATGTAAGTAATATATATGTACATCTTGAGATGCCGGGAGTCGATATAGAGGATGTTGATATCACATTAAGTGATGGAAGCTTGGTTATAAAAGGCAATAGAAAACATGATACAGGCAATTACTACAGGCAGGAACGTCCTGCAGGTCTTTTTCAAAGGGTGATAAACCTTAACGTTCCAGTTGATGCAGACAAGGTAAAGGCCAGGATGAAAGACGGGATTCTGGACATAGTAGTGCCCAAAGCTGAAGAAGCCAAGCCCAAGAAGGTAAGCATCGAGGCGGAATAA
- a CDS encoding Hsp20/alpha crystallin family protein, translating into MTNEVLKREAQNVPRFSPSTDIIEKEDGFHIYLDMPGVTRENLNIDLQDTDLEVSARPEFPKVENASNIHMEFGDCEYRRSFTISDVVDRNNIKATMKNGVLELYLPKAEKAKPRKIQIEAG; encoded by the coding sequence ATGACCAATGAAGTGTTGAAAAGGGAAGCTCAAAACGTACCTCGTTTTTCACCCAGCACGGATATAATTGAAAAAGAGGACGGTTTCCATATTTATCTGGATATGCCTGGCGTAACCAGGGAAAATTTAAACATTGACCTTCAGGATACAGACTTGGAAGTATCCGCCAGACCGGAATTTCCCAAGGTTGAAAACGCCAGCAACATACATATGGAGTTCGGTGATTGTGAGTATCGCAGGAGCTTTACCATCTCTGACGTTGTAGACCGAAATAATATTAAGGCAACCATGAAAAATGGCGTGCTGGAATTATATCTGCCCAAAGCTGAGAAAGCCAAACCGCGCAAAATTCAGATTGAAGCCGGTTAA
- a CDS encoding type IV pilus secretin PilQ, producing MLKKNLMLLSALLMLTAGFALLISQSALAETPPEDLNAQNTIQEIDFWVDQDKTLHVQLLGQGPFSHTVTDREQDRMHILLPESRAAEKLVRLYRLNEMDTSLKSLLLRNTDEGALLTWVWSSEPDFSVQEAEDELLFQIAPGSDAPGAAPAGAGLATLEQEAGELMQDSLFPGMREEYTGEPVSIDLQNAEVEHVLRLITHHTEYNLILDEEVQGKISLRLREVPWDQALDLVLAQKDLGMVRKGNIIRVTTADRLEAEEERRRRSRQAELEDQESLRKLEPLQQRFIQINYARADELQPRIEDFLSERGRVTQDARTNTLIVRDTPSQLEEITQLIDNLDRPERQVLIEARVVYATESFRRELGVDWGFAYQSPGLDSNIISPDTFNFPSDLEGLLGVGYMGHEGQSFSVLEARLRLGESQGKSNTISAPQIMTLNNQEAKIEQGTDVAVDVIDADLRTRREYVPATLELIVTPQITPDNNLILNLEVSDNAPGEGGNIEVKKAETTLFAEDGETIVIGGIKKLSESQRETGIPPLSRLPILGWLFKHELVEENMDELLIFIRPKIQ from the coding sequence ATGCTTAAAAAGAACCTGATGTTGCTATCAGCCTTGCTTATGCTCACAGCCGGTTTTGCTTTGCTGATTTCGCAGAGCGCCCTGGCCGAAACGCCCCCCGAGGACCTGAATGCACAGAATACCATCCAGGAAATCGATTTCTGGGTGGATCAGGACAAGACCCTGCATGTACAGCTTCTAGGACAGGGACCTTTCAGCCATACAGTCACAGACAGGGAACAGGACCGCATGCACATACTTTTGCCGGAAAGCAGAGCAGCGGAAAAACTGGTCCGGCTGTACCGCCTGAACGAAATGGATACCTCCTTGAAATCTCTTTTGTTGAGAAACACTGATGAGGGGGCCTTACTTACCTGGGTCTGGTCCAGTGAGCCGGACTTCAGCGTCCAGGAGGCTGAAGATGAACTACTGTTTCAGATTGCTCCGGGCAGTGATGCTCCCGGGGCTGCTCCAGCCGGAGCCGGACTGGCCACACTGGAGCAGGAAGCAGGAGAGCTGATGCAGGACTCTCTTTTTCCAGGCATGCGGGAAGAATACACTGGTGAGCCGGTATCCATAGATTTGCAAAACGCTGAGGTGGAACATGTTCTGCGCCTCATCACCCACCACACTGAATACAATCTCATTTTGGACGAGGAGGTTCAGGGCAAGATTTCGCTGCGCCTGCGGGAAGTCCCCTGGGATCAGGCCCTGGACCTGGTCCTGGCTCAAAAAGATTTGGGCATGGTGCGCAAGGGCAATATCATCCGGGTGACCACCGCGGACAGACTGGAAGCCGAAGAGGAAAGACGCCGCCGCTCCAGGCAGGCGGAACTGGAAGATCAGGAAAGCCTGCGCAAGCTTGAACCCTTGCAGCAGAGATTTATTCAGATCAATTACGCCAGGGCTGATGAACTGCAGCCAAGGATTGAGGATTTTCTGTCCGAAAGAGGCCGGGTGACTCAGGACGCGCGCACCAACACCCTGATAGTCCGGGATACTCCCTCCCAGCTTGAAGAAATCACTCAACTGATAGATAATCTTGATCGTCCTGAACGGCAGGTGCTTATAGAAGCCAGGGTGGTATATGCTACAGAGAGTTTTCGCCGCGAACTGGGTGTCGATTGGGGCTTTGCATACCAGTCTCCAGGACTGGATTCAAACATTATCTCACCGGATACTTTCAACTTCCCAAGCGATTTAGAAGGTCTTCTCGGTGTTGGTTATATGGGTCATGAAGGCCAGAGTTTTTCTGTGCTGGAAGCAAGATTACGCTTGGGTGAGTCTCAAGGGAAATCAAACACAATCTCTGCACCTCAGATTATGACCTTAAACAACCAGGAAGCCAAAATCGAGCAAGGAACAGATGTTGCAGTCGATGTCATTGACGCAGACCTCAGAACCAGGCGTGAATACGTGCCAGCAACTCTTGAGTTGATTGTTACACCTCAAATCACACCTGACAACAACCTCATACTGAACCTTGAGGTCAGTGACAATGCTCCAGGCGAAGGAGGTAATATTGAGGTAAAAAAAGCTGAAACCACCCTGTTTGCAGAAGATGGTGAAACCATAGTAATTGGAGGAATCAAAAAGTTATCAGAAAGTCAAAGGGAGACTGGCATACCACCACTATCAAGGCTACCTATTCTGGGCTGGCTCTTTAAGCATGAACTAGTAGAAGAAAATATGGACGAGCTGCTCATATTCATCCGTCCAAAAATCCAGTAG
- a CDS encoding type 4a pilus biogenesis protein PilO yields MKLSREQIIAGVESLSTGRRILILVLLVVIVGGGSWQFFIGPNLQQARDLESELEDLETDIALYSGQVAELAKKEEEAEAMQKELEMAQTLLPADTHALERLLASFERLGNEKGVRFLLFQPGSEEMHDYFASRSVQLRLQGRFHDLVGYFDALAGLDRLVSLESLRLRPVDEQQFSRDRMLTAESRLRVYRALTAEEEAALEDD; encoded by the coding sequence ATGAAACTGAGCAGAGAGCAGATAATCGCCGGGGTGGAATCCCTGAGTACAGGGCGCAGGATACTTATCCTGGTCCTGTTGGTGGTTATTGTGGGCGGAGGCTCATGGCAGTTCTTTATAGGCCCCAACCTGCAGCAGGCAAGGGACCTTGAATCCGAACTGGAAGATCTGGAAACGGACATTGCCCTGTACTCCGGTCAGGTGGCAGAGTTGGCGAAAAAAGAAGAGGAAGCCGAAGCTATGCAAAAGGAACTGGAGATGGCCCAGACCCTGCTTCCTGCTGACACTCATGCTTTAGAGAGGCTTCTTGCTTCTTTTGAGCGTCTGGGCAATGAAAAGGGTGTGCGCTTTCTCCTTTTCCAGCCCGGCAGCGAGGAGATGCATGACTACTTTGCCAGCCGGAGTGTGCAACTGCGCCTGCAGGGCCGCTTTCACGACCTTGTAGGTTATTTTGACGCCCTGGCCGGCCTGGACAGGCTGGTCAGCCTGGAAAGCCTGCGCCTGCGTCCTGTGGATGAGCAGCAGTTCTCCAGGGACAGGATGCTTACTGCAGAATCAAGGCTGCGGGTCTACAGGGCGCTTACCGCCGAAGAAGAGGCAGCCCTGGAGGATGATTAA
- a CDS encoding Hsp20/alpha crystallin family protein has product MMERLLPTRRTNAPERRTAMRTPMDMFEMFEDMWRSPFRGIEELDQQFTPAIEVSEKENEIVVRAEVPGMSPEDMDIRVENNHLILSGEKKHEHKDEKENQIHREFTYGRFYRTIPLRGEVDPGNVKAKYKDGVLTVNVPMNPESTRAKKIAIES; this is encoded by the coding sequence ATGATGGAACGTTTACTGCCAACCAGAAGAACAAATGCACCTGAAAGAAGAACTGCCATGAGAACGCCCATGGACATGTTCGAGATGTTTGAAGATATGTGGAGAAGCCCTTTCCGGGGGATCGAGGAACTGGATCAGCAGTTTACCCCGGCAATAGAGGTAAGCGAAAAGGAGAACGAGATAGTTGTCCGGGCTGAAGTCCCCGGTATGAGCCCTGAGGATATGGATATCAGGGTGGAAAACAATCATTTGATCCTGAGTGGCGAGAAAAAGCACGAGCATAAAGACGAGAAGGAAAATCAGATACACAGGGAGTTTACTTATGGTCGGTTCTACCGCACCATCCCGCTCAGGGGAGAAGTTGATCCAGGAAATGTAAAGGCCAAATACAAGGATGGCGTATTGACTGTAAATGTACCCATGAACCCCGAAAGCACCAGGGCCAAGAAGATAGCCATAGAGAGCTAA
- the metK gene encoding methionine adenosyltransferase — translation MFLSNKNYVFTSESATEGHPDKVADQISDAVLDAILAQDKHSKVACETLVTTGLAFIAGEITTSGYADLPGIVRQTLREIGYNSSEMGFDWETCSVLSSIDKQSPDIAMGVDRKSQEDQGAGDQGMMFGYAVRENPLLIPAPIYYAHRLSRRLAYVRKRRILDFLRPDGKTEVSVEYINGKPERIDYVVIACQHNEDVSYEDLVEAVREEVIFHTLPPEMLDKNTRIFVNTTSRFVLGGPMADCGLTGRKIIQDTYGGMGNHGGGAFSGKDPSKVDRSAGYMARYIAKNIVAAELAQRCEVQIAYAIGVAEPVSIMVTSWGTGQVPDHVLTQAVREVFDLRPYHIIRRLNLLRPVYSQTSCYGHFGRDHPDFTWEFTDAADDLKTACRV, via the coding sequence ATGTTCCTATCCAATAAAAACTATGTGTTTACTTCCGAGTCCGCCACCGAGGGTCATCCGGACAAGGTGGCGGACCAGATTTCAGATGCGGTGCTGGATGCTATTCTGGCCCAGGACAAACACTCCAAGGTGGCTTGTGAGACCTTAGTCACCACGGGACTTGCCTTTATTGCCGGAGAGATCACCACCAGTGGATATGCAGACTTGCCGGGCATTGTCAGGCAGACCCTGCGCGAGATAGGCTATAACAGTTCAGAAATGGGGTTTGACTGGGAGACCTGCTCGGTTCTTTCTTCCATAGACAAACAGTCCCCTGACATTGCCATGGGCGTTGATCGCAAATCCCAGGAGGACCAGGGAGCAGGGGACCAGGGCATGATGTTTGGATATGCCGTGCGGGAGAATCCCCTGCTTATTCCGGCGCCCATATATTATGCCCACAGGCTCTCCAGGAGACTGGCTTATGTGCGCAAGAGGCGGATACTGGACTTTCTGCGGCCAGATGGCAAAACCGAGGTCAGCGTAGAGTATATAAACGGCAAGCCTGAAAGAATTGATTATGTGGTCATTGCCTGTCAGCACAACGAGGATGTTTCTTACGAAGATCTGGTTGAGGCTGTGCGGGAGGAAGTGATTTTCCATACCCTGCCTCCGGAAATGCTGGATAAAAATACGCGAATCTTTGTCAACACTACCTCCAGGTTTGTGCTGGGCGGTCCCATGGCGGACTGTGGACTTACCGGGCGTAAGATCATTCAGGATACTTACGGCGGCATGGGCAATCATGGCGGCGGGGCCTTTTCCGGGAAAGATCCTTCCAAGGTGGATCGAAGTGCAGGCTACATGGCCAGGTACATTGCCAAAAATATAGTGGCTGCAGAACTGGCTCAGCGCTGCGAGGTGCAGATTGCTTACGCCATAGGCGTAGCTGAGCCTGTGTCCATAATGGTTACCTCATGGGGGACGGGGCAGGTGCCGGACCATGTTCTGACCCAGGCGGTGCGGGAGGTCTTTGACCTGCGGCCCTATCACATCATAAGACGTCTTAACCTGCTGCGGCCCGTTTACAGCCAAACTTCCTGTTACGGTCATTTCGGCCGGGATCACCCGGATTTTACCTGGGAGTTTACCGATGCTGCTGACGACCTGAAAACTGCGTGCAGGGTATAA
- the cmk gene encoding (d)CMP kinase, translating into MSTGPVTITIDGPAGVGKTTLARGLARRLKIAYLDTGAMYRAAAWMLGPSAAEMQEEELAKRLDGMRFTLKGAGPDSCLLLEDRVIGEQVRTEEVGLLASSIAALKVVREYMKKSQQKMGRETSLVAEGRDMGTVVFPDASCKFFLQADAGVRAARRCRQLQEMGREADEQKILEQMRRRDVQDSERAIAPLVPAPDAVNIDTGSLTPEEILDRMAAIFADTGGRERL; encoded by the coding sequence GTGAGCACTGGACCGGTCACAATCACCATAGACGGCCCGGCAGGCGTGGGCAAGACAACCCTGGCCAGAGGTCTGGCCCGCAGGCTGAAGATCGCCTACCTGGATACCGGAGCCATGTACCGTGCTGCAGCCTGGATGCTTGGACCCTCGGCTGCTGAGATGCAGGAGGAAGAACTGGCCAAAAGGCTTGATGGCATGCGTTTTACTCTCAAAGGAGCCGGTCCGGACAGCTGCCTTCTTCTGGAAGACAGGGTAATCGGGGAGCAGGTGCGCACCGAGGAAGTGGGCCTTCTGGCTTCAAGCATTGCAGCGCTTAAGGTGGTGCGGGAATACATGAAAAAGTCCCAGCAGAAAATGGGGCGGGAAACCTCTCTTGTGGCCGAGGGCAGGGACATGGGCACGGTGGTGTTCCCTGACGCCTCATGTAAATTCTTTCTGCAGGCGGATGCAGGGGTGCGGGCGGCGAGAAGATGCAGACAACTCCAGGAAATGGGCCGGGAAGCTGATGAACAAAAGATCCTGGAGCAGATGCGCCGCCGCGACGTCCAGGACAGTGAAAGGGCCATCGCCCCTCTGGTGCCGGCTCCGGATGCCGTAAACATTGATACCGGCAGCCTCACCCCGGAAGAAATCCTGGATCGGATGGCGGCCATTTTTGCAGACACAGGGGGCAGGGAACGTCTCTAA
- a CDS encoding CvpA family protein gives MNALDIFFVVVLGFFLFRGIYRGLVLEVASIGGLIAGFLTANRFYMDVFPWVHEIINNETWAQIISYLSIFLISMAAVALLAFFLRSLLRMIMLGWLDRLGGGVLGFIKAGLICSISLLLLTVFLPAEHALVADSQIAPYLFELSESLAGYLPEDLKETFSDKAGKATEMWEHGWQELFNQEAEEN, from the coding sequence ATGAATGCCCTGGATATATTTTTTGTTGTTGTGCTTGGTTTTTTCCTTTTCCGAGGGATTTACAGAGGGCTGGTTCTGGAGGTTGCCTCCATCGGAGGGCTTATAGCTGGTTTTCTAACTGCCAACCGGTTTTACATGGATGTTTTTCCCTGGGTGCATGAGATTATCAACAATGAAACCTGGGCCCAGATTATAAGTTATCTGAGCATATTTCTGATAAGCATGGCAGCAGTGGCACTGCTGGCATTTTTTTTGAGAAGCCTGTTGAGAATGATCATGCTCGGCTGGCTTGACCGCCTGGGTGGAGGGGTACTTGGTTTTATCAAGGCGGGGCTTATCTGCAGCATTTCCCTTTTGCTCCTGACCGTTTTTCTGCCGGCTGAACACGCCCTGGTGGCTGATTCTCAGATTGCGCCATATCTGTTTGAACTAAGCGAGAGTCTGGCCGGGTATCTGCCCGAAGACCTGAAAGAGACTTTTTCGGACAAGGCCGGTAAGGCGACAGAAATGTGGGAGCACGGCTGGCAGGAACTATTTAACCAAGAGGCTGAAGAAAATTGA
- the hisC gene encoding histidinol-phosphate transaminase, with protein MSENFSPFIREEVKSFKPYSPGLGIDEIKHKYGLSRVIKMASNENPLGVSPVVQETITRNSGLAFRYPGANNPELCRAVAGHLELDPACIVCGNGSDELIDLLIRMLLVPGRDNIVAFDPCFSIYRLQARLSGVEFRQAKLNPDFSFNLKELLKLVDANTRVVFLTNPDNPSGYAAPASELDRFASQLPHGCCLVVDEAYIDFAMPREHYSMLSFFKNDSNLVVLRTFSKMHALAGLRLGYAILPVILADYMRRIRLPFSVNILAEKAGQAALKDSDFTRESLSIITRGRKFLSVELENLGCSVYPSQANFIMFQPPVNAGHIFQELLKRGVIIRPLDSYGFSHLLRVSIGTREENETLIKYMQEIIG; from the coding sequence ATGTCAGAAAATTTCAGCCCCTTCATCCGGGAAGAAGTAAAATCATTCAAGCCCTACTCTCCGGGCCTTGGCATCGATGAAATCAAGCATAAATACGGACTGAGCCGGGTCATTAAGATGGCCAGCAACGAAAACCCCCTGGGGGTTTCGCCGGTGGTGCAGGAAACCATAACCCGCAACTCCGGCCTGGCCTTTCGCTATCCCGGGGCCAACAACCCGGAGCTTTGCCGGGCTGTTGCAGGCCATCTGGAGCTTGACCCTGCCTGCATAGTCTGCGGCAATGGATCAGACGAGCTTATAGACCTTTTGATCCGCATGCTGTTGGTTCCGGGCCGGGACAACATAGTAGCCTTTGACCCCTGTTTCAGCATTTACAGGCTGCAGGCCAGACTGAGCGGGGTGGAATTTCGTCAGGCAAAATTAAACCCGGACTTCAGCTTCAACCTGAAAGAACTTTTAAAGCTTGTTGACGCTAATACCAGGGTGGTCTTTCTGACCAACCCGGACAACCCTTCCGGATATGCAGCCCCTGCATCCGAACTGGACCGGTTCGCATCACAGCTGCCCCATGGATGCTGTCTGGTAGTGGACGAGGCTTATATCGATTTTGCAATGCCCCGGGAGCATTACTCCATGCTGTCTTTTTTTAAAAACGATTCCAACCTGGTGGTGCTGCGCACCTTTTCCAAAATGCATGCCCTGGCCGGCCTGAGGCTCGGCTACGCCATCCTTCCCGTGATTCTGGCGGATTACATGCGCCGCATAAGGCTGCCTTTCAGCGTGAATATCCTGGCGGAAAAGGCCGGCCAGGCCGCGTTGAAAGACAGTGACTTTACCCGGGAATCGCTCTCAATCATTACCCGGGGACGCAAATTTCTGTCCGTTGAACTTGAAAACCTGGGCTGCAGTGTCTACCCTTCCCAGGCCAACTTCATCATGTTCCAGCCCCCGGTGAATGCCGGCCATATCTTCCAGGAGCTTTTAAAGCGCGGAGTCATCATCCGTCCCCTGGACAGCTACGGGTTTTCGCACCTTTTGCGGGTCAGCATAGGTACCCGGGAGGAAAACGAGACACTCATAAAATATATGCAGGAGATAATCGGGTGA
- the mazG gene encoding nucleoside triphosphate pyrophosphohydrolase — MSSRSAVDDLQEIIEKLLGPGGCPWDREQTPKSLCDYLVEETFELVEAIRCDNPDEVKEELGDVVFLLAFISRLYGGGSFLQQAMHQGARKMVRRHPHVFDEKEINSLQELTRNWEEIKKTEKNHTRGYILDSVPKSLPPLLLAYRINSKAAKIGFTWARDEDLEDKLAEEWQEWQEALESRDRDRMLEEFGDYLFTLVEYGRRHKIKANSALAETNAKFARRMHQMEDLALEKGWDISKLDMEHLEELWQKAKGHGA, encoded by the coding sequence TTGAGTTCAAGAAGTGCAGTGGACGATCTGCAGGAGATAATAGAAAAACTTCTGGGTCCTGGGGGATGCCCCTGGGACCGGGAGCAGACCCCTAAAAGTCTTTGCGATTACCTGGTGGAAGAAACCTTTGAACTGGTTGAGGCAATACGCTGCGACAACCCGGACGAGGTGAAAGAAGAACTGGGGGATGTAGTGTTTCTTCTGGCCTTTATCAGTCGTCTGTACGGGGGTGGATCTTTTTTGCAGCAGGCCATGCACCAGGGGGCCAGGAAAATGGTTCGCAGACATCCGCACGTGTTTGACGAAAAAGAGATAAATTCCCTACAGGAACTTACCCGAAACTGGGAAGAGATCAAAAAAACCGAAAAAAATCACACCCGCGGTTATATTCTGGATTCCGTTCCCAAAAGCCTGCCTCCGCTTCTTCTGGCCTACCGCATAAATTCCAAGGCAGCCAAAATTGGCTTTACCTGGGCCAGAGATGAAGACCTGGAAGACAAGCTGGCCGAGGAATGGCAGGAATGGCAGGAAGCCCTGGAAAGCAGGGACAGGGACAGGATGCTGGAAGAATTCGGTGATTACCTGTTTACCCTTGTGGAATATGGGCGTCGCCACAAAATAAAAGCCAATTCTGCACTGGCTGAAACCAATGCCAAGTTTGCCCGCCGCATGCATCAGATGGAAGACCTGGCCCTGGAGAAGGGATGGGACATATCCAAGCTGGATATGGAGCATCTTGAGGAACTTTGGCAGAAAGCCAAGGGGCATGGGGCATAG
- the panD gene encoding aspartate 1-decarboxylase, translating into MPLRTFLQAKIHRATLTGACLDYEGSISICPELLEISGIIPFEQVDVYNLDNGERLTTYAIRGEPGEIRLNGAAAHKGSPGQKVIIAAYCLLDAREQKEHIPSVVLVDGANKAKGQQHG; encoded by the coding sequence ATGCCTTTACGAACTTTTTTACAGGCCAAGATACACAGGGCCACACTGACTGGAGCATGCCTGGACTACGAGGGCAGCATATCAATCTGTCCGGAACTTTTGGAGATCTCGGGGATTATTCCTTTTGAGCAGGTGGATGTTTACAACCTGGACAACGGGGAGCGCCTGACTACCTATGCAATTCGCGGAGAACCCGGGGAGATAAGGCTTAACGGTGCTGCGGCCCACAAGGGCAGCCCGGGGCAGAAGGTGATCATTGCCGCCTACTGCCTGCTGGATGCCCGGGAGCAAAAAGAGCATATCCCCAGTGTGGTCCTGGTGGACGGGGCCAACAAGGCAAAGGGGCAGCAGCATGGATGA